One genomic window of Acidobacteriota bacterium includes the following:
- a CDS encoding protein kinase, with the protein MIIGATVGPYQVLEKLGEGGMGEVYRARDTKLGREVALKVLPAALAGDPDRLARFRREAQVLAALNHPNIAQLYGFEDTGATHALVMELVEGATLADRIAQGPVPVDEALAIARQIAEALEAAHEHGIVHRDLKPANIKVREDGTVKVLDFGLARAVDPISTASGDAMNSPTLTAHATQLGMILGTAAYMAPEQAKGKPVDRRADIWAFGVVLFEMLTGQRAFKGEDVSDVLAAVLRQEIDWSALPAGTPPRIRRVLERCLERDPKRRLRDIGDVWIGLDAPADAPPAPAPALTAGRQPHGIARWLPWIAAVVIAAASVTWSIVRTPPPQPQLVTRSVSHLKDFSAFVNISRDGTKLVYTTASGGSSFLTLRMLDQFEGKPIPGTEGGLFPIFSPDGQWIAYSTASQPSKIRKIPLTGGTSIALCDGGVGNGATWGEDDTIVFSGGKGLMRVAASAGTPQPLTTVDAAKGEAAHIRPQFLPGGTRLLFTIMPIKSADGEQFAVLDLVKGGYRAVAKGGVNGQYTASGHLTYLRGSTLFAMPFDLGRLAVAGGEVPVIELVSTTGSTGTGDYSFSNAGLLAYVADESANRGTTLAWADRKGKTSILPGEAQKTWGTGRLSPNGRLVANRFSDDKGGADMWVLDVQRGIPTRLTFGGTHDFPVWTPDSRTVVFTGTQDGKQGLYSVPADASGKPALMLATESPAVPTSFTPDGKTLAYYQAGPDKRARILLARVGAIGQPVQPRPLHDASGAEYNAQISPDGRWVAFVSTESGTSEIYIQPFPGPGPKLRISTGGGNDPRWAQNGRELFYRTGVPAQTFMVVELLADSALPVGQPRELFQLTAGTTWDVTPDRDRFLVELTVGGRGSALALVTNWFEELRRRAPAKK; encoded by the coding sequence ATGATAATCGGGGCGACGGTTGGCCCGTATCAAGTCCTGGAGAAGCTTGGCGAAGGCGGAATGGGTGAGGTGTATCGGGCGCGCGACACCAAGCTCGGCCGTGAAGTCGCCTTGAAGGTTCTGCCCGCGGCGCTGGCTGGCGACCCGGACCGGCTGGCCCGGTTTCGCCGCGAAGCGCAGGTGCTCGCCGCGCTGAATCACCCCAATATCGCCCAGCTTTACGGATTCGAGGATACCGGCGCCACCCACGCGCTCGTGATGGAACTGGTCGAGGGCGCGACGCTGGCTGACCGCATCGCCCAGGGTCCGGTCCCGGTCGACGAGGCCCTGGCGATCGCGCGTCAGATTGCCGAGGCGCTCGAGGCCGCGCACGAACACGGCATCGTCCACCGCGATCTGAAGCCGGCCAACATCAAGGTCAGGGAGGATGGCACCGTGAAGGTGCTGGACTTCGGTTTGGCCAGGGCGGTCGATCCAATCTCGACGGCGAGCGGCGACGCGATGAATTCGCCAACGCTCACCGCGCACGCCACCCAGTTGGGCATGATTCTCGGGACCGCGGCGTACATGGCCCCGGAGCAGGCGAAGGGAAAGCCGGTGGACCGGCGCGCGGACATCTGGGCATTTGGCGTGGTGCTCTTCGAGATGCTGACCGGCCAGCGCGCGTTCAAGGGAGAGGATGTCTCCGATGTGCTCGCGGCCGTGCTGCGGCAGGAGATCGATTGGAGCGCGCTGCCGGCCGGCACGCCGCCCAGGATCCGTCGCGTGCTGGAACGCTGCCTGGAGCGCGATCCGAAGCGTCGTCTACGCGACATCGGCGACGTCTGGATCGGCCTGGATGCACCGGCCGACGCGCCGCCTGCGCCCGCGCCCGCGCTCACTGCCGGGCGCCAACCGCATGGGATTGCGCGATGGCTCCCCTGGATCGCTGCCGTCGTCATCGCCGCAGCCAGCGTGACCTGGTCGATTGTCCGTACGCCGCCGCCTCAACCGCAACTGGTGACGCGGTCAGTGTCGCACCTGAAGGATTTCTCGGCGTTCGTCAACATCTCACGCGATGGCACGAAGCTGGTCTATACCACCGCCAGCGGTGGTTCCTCGTTTCTCACGTTGCGGATGCTCGATCAGTTCGAGGGTAAGCCGATCCCGGGAACCGAAGGGGGCTTGTTCCCGATCTTCTCCCCGGACGGTCAGTGGATCGCGTACAGCACCGCGAGCCAGCCTTCGAAGATCCGAAAGATTCCACTTACTGGCGGCACGTCCATTGCTCTCTGCGACGGCGGCGTCGGAAATGGAGCAACCTGGGGCGAGGACGACACGATCGTATTCTCCGGCGGCAAGGGACTCATGCGCGTCGCCGCTTCCGCGGGCACGCCGCAACCGCTCACGACGGTCGATGCCGCAAAGGGCGAGGCCGCGCACATCCGTCCGCAGTTTCTGCCAGGCGGCACGCGACTCCTGTTCACAATCATGCCCATCAAGTCGGCCGATGGCGAGCAGTTCGCCGTGCTCGATCTGGTCAAAGGCGGATACCGCGCCGTTGCGAAGGGCGGCGTCAATGGACAGTACACGGCGAGCGGCCACCTGACGTACCTGCGGGGCTCGACGCTGTTCGCGATGCCATTCGACCTCGGCCGGCTCGCGGTGGCAGGTGGAGAAGTGCCCGTCATCGAGTTGGTCTCCACGACGGGTTCGACCGGCACGGGCGACTACTCCTTCTCCAACGCGGGCCTGCTGGCATACGTCGCGGACGAGTCGGCGAATCGCGGGACCACCCTTGCCTGGGCAGACCGCAAAGGCAAGACGAGCATCCTGCCTGGAGAGGCGCAGAAGACATGGGGGACCGGGCGGTTGTCGCCGAACGGACGACTTGTCGCAAACAGATTCAGCGACGACAAAGGCGGTGCGGATATGTGGGTGCTGGACGTCCAGCGCGGCATCCCGACCCGTCTCACCTTTGGTGGCACCCATGACTTCCCGGTCTGGACGCCGGACAGCCGAACCGTCGTCTTCACCGGCACGCAGGACGGAAAACAAGGTCTCTACTCGGTCCCCGCCGACGCCAGCGGCAAGCCGGCGCTCATGCTCGCAACCGAGTCTCCCGCGGTCCCGACCTCCTTCACGCCTGATGGCAAGACGCTGGCGTACTATCAGGCGGGCCCGGACAAGCGAGCTCGGATTCTGCTGGCGCGAGTCGGCGCAATCGGCCAGCCCGTCCAGCCGCGGCCGCTGCACGACGCGTCAGGCGCCGAGTACAACGCGCAGATCTCGCCCGATGGCCGGTGGGTCGCGTTCGTGTCGACAGAGTCCGGGACCAGCGAGATTTACATACAGCCGTTCCCGGGGCCCGGACCCAAGCTCCGGATCTCAACCGGAGGGGGCAACGATCCACGGTGGGCTCAGAACGGCCGGGAGCTGTTCTATCGCACCGGCGTCCCGGCGCAGACGTTCATGGTGGTCGAACTGCTCGCTGATTCAGCGCTGCCGGTGGGCCAGCCGCGCGAGTTGTTTCAGCTGACTGCCGGAACGACGTGGGATGTCACGCCGGACCGTGATCGGTTTCTCGTGGAACTCACAGTCGGCGGGCGCGGATCAGCACTCGCATTGGTGACCAACTGGTTTGAGGAACTGCGCCGCCGCGCACCCGCCAAGAAGTGA
- the rocD gene encoding ornithine--oxo-acid transaminase gives MRSQAFIDIEDQYGAHNYHPLDVVIERAEGVWVYDVDGKRYLDCLAAYSAVNQGHCHPRIMQAMLDQAKRVTLTSRAFRNDQLPLLYKDLHDLTGMDMSLPMNSGAEAVETALKAARKWGYTVKGIPAGRAEIIACQNNFHGRTIAIISFSTEAQYKDGFGPLTPGFTVIPFGDAAALEAAITPNTAAFLVEPIQGEAGIVIPPTGFLKKAAEICKRHNVLFIADEIQSGLGRTGKLFAHQWEAVEPDMVIIAKALSGGFYPISVVLSRREVLGVFKPGDHGSTFGGNPLACAVARAALKVLVDEKLVERSAELGAYFLAKLRTLTSPIIKEVRGRGLWIGVELTVAARPYCERLKDEGLLCKETHDHVIRLAPPLVITREEIDWAFERIKKVIEG, from the coding sequence ATGCGTAGTCAGGCATTCATCGATATCGAAGATCAGTACGGCGCTCACAACTACCACCCGCTCGACGTCGTCATCGAGCGTGCCGAGGGGGTGTGGGTGTACGACGTGGACGGCAAACGCTATCTGGACTGTCTGGCCGCCTACTCGGCGGTCAACCAGGGCCACTGCCATCCGCGCATCATGCAGGCGATGCTGGATCAGGCGAAGCGCGTCACGCTGACGTCACGGGCGTTCCGCAACGATCAGCTTCCCCTGCTCTACAAGGACCTGCACGACCTCACGGGCATGGACATGTCGCTGCCCATGAATTCCGGCGCCGAGGCGGTCGAGACCGCGCTGAAGGCCGCGCGGAAGTGGGGCTACACGGTCAAGGGCATCCCGGCCGGCAGGGCCGAGATCATCGCCTGCCAGAACAACTTCCACGGGCGCACGATTGCCATCATCAGCTTTTCGACCGAGGCCCAGTACAAGGATGGCTTCGGCCCGCTGACGCCCGGATTCACCGTCATCCCTTTCGGCGACGCGGCGGCGCTCGAAGCGGCCATCACACCGAACACGGCGGCGTTTCTCGTTGAGCCCATCCAGGGTGAAGCCGGCATCGTCATCCCGCCGACGGGATTCCTCAAGAAGGCCGCGGAGATCTGCAAGCGGCACAATGTGCTCTTCATCGCAGACGAGATCCAGTCGGGGCTCGGCCGCACCGGCAAACTCTTCGCGCACCAGTGGGAAGCCGTCGAGCCTGACATGGTGATTATCGCCAAGGCACTTTCGGGCGGCTTCTACCCGATCTCGGTGGTGCTGTCGCGGCGAGAGGTGCTGGGCGTCTTCAAGCCCGGCGATCACGGCAGCACGTTTGGCGGCAATCCGCTGGCCTGCGCGGTGGCACGCGCGGCGCTCAAGGTGCTGGTCGATGAGAAGCTCGTCGAGCGCTCCGCCGAACTTGGCGCATACTTTCTCGCCAAGCTCCGCACACTCACCAGCCCGATCATCAAGGAGGTCCGCGGCCGCGGGCTGTGGATCGGCGTCGAGTTGACCGTTGCCGCCCGTCCCTATTGCGAGCGCCTGAAGGACGAGGGCCTGCTCTGCAAGGAAACGCACGACCATGTCATCCGCCTGGCGCCGCCGCTTGTTATCACGCGCGAGGAGATCGACTGGGCGTTCGAGCGCATCAAGAAAGTCATCGAAGGTTAG
- a CDS encoding NAD(P)-binding domain-containing protein has product MKVLIADKFEKSGLDALQALGVEVLYQPDLKDAALGDALALTKADVLVVRSTKVTEPILDASALSLVVRAGAGFDTIDVKAASRRGIYVSNCPGRNSIAVAELAFGLILSLDRRIPDNVAELRAGKWNKKEFSKARGLHGRTLGLLGFGSIGQEMAKRAQAFGMKLAIWSEMGIEVGKDGLPVDLPLLMRLRPASGAPMEPNVRVCETPAEVAAHCDILSVHLALNDKTRGVVSADVLGQLKPGSFFVNTARGEVVDYKALEAAVKEKNLRVAIDVYGKEPATPAGDFLDPLVQLPNVYGTHHIGASTDQAQEAIAAETVHIIQVFTQTGRVPNVINLARKTPATHVLVVRQKDRPGVLAHVFDLLREAGLNVEETENIIFADAEAAIARLNVDGEPSADVIARIKAGNPDVLDVQVVAIS; this is encoded by the coding sequence ATGAAAGTACTCATTGCCGACAAGTTCGAGAAGAGCGGTCTTGACGCCCTGCAGGCGCTCGGTGTCGAGGTCCTCTACCAGCCCGATCTGAAAGATGCCGCGCTTGGCGATGCGTTGGCGTTGACGAAAGCCGACGTGTTGGTCGTGCGGTCGACCAAGGTGACCGAACCGATCCTCGATGCGAGCGCGCTGTCGCTGGTGGTGCGCGCCGGCGCGGGCTTTGACACGATCGATGTGAAAGCCGCCTCACGACGCGGCATCTACGTGTCCAACTGCCCCGGTCGGAACTCCATCGCGGTGGCGGAGCTGGCCTTTGGTCTGATCCTCTCACTCGACCGGCGCATTCCGGACAATGTGGCCGAGTTGCGCGCGGGCAAGTGGAACAAGAAGGAGTTCTCGAAGGCCAGGGGCCTCCATGGCCGCACGCTCGGCCTGCTGGGTTTTGGCAGCATCGGGCAGGAGATGGCCAAGCGCGCCCAGGCCTTCGGGATGAAGCTGGCGATCTGGAGTGAGATGGGCATCGAGGTCGGCAAGGACGGACTGCCGGTCGACCTGCCGCTCCTCATGCGTCTCCGTCCAGCGTCTGGCGCCCCGATGGAGCCGAACGTGCGGGTGTGCGAGACGCCGGCCGAAGTCGCCGCGCACTGCGACATCCTGAGTGTGCATCTTGCCCTCAACGACAAGACGCGGGGCGTCGTCAGCGCCGACGTGCTTGGCCAGTTGAAGCCAGGTTCGTTCTTCGTCAACACCGCGCGCGGCGAGGTGGTCGACTACAAGGCGCTCGAAGCCGCGGTCAAGGAGAAGAATCTGCGGGTGGCGATTGATGTGTATGGCAAGGAACCCGCCACGCCAGCGGGTGATTTCCTCGACCCGCTGGTGCAGTTGCCCAACGTGTATGGCACGCACCACATCGGCGCGTCGACCGACCAGGCGCAGGAGGCCATCGCTGCAGAGACCGTTCATATCATCCAGGTCTTCACGCAGACGGGCCGCGTCCCGAACGTGATCAATCTCGCGCGCAAGACGCCGGCCACGCATGTCCTGGTCGTCCGGCAGAAGGACCGCCCGGGCGTGCTGGCGCATGTGTTCGACCTGCTGCGCGAAGCCGGATTGAACGTCGAGGAAACCGAGAACATCATCTTCGCCGACGCCGAGGCGGCCATCGCGCGGCTCAATGTCGACGGGGAACCGTCGGCCGATGTGATCGCGCGGATCAAGGCGGGAAACCCTGACGTGCTGGATGTGCAGGTGGTGGCGATCAGCTGA
- the serC gene encoding 3-phosphoserine/phosphohydroxythreonine transaminase, whose product MATATARVFNFAAGPAVLPLPVLEEAQRDLVSMPGVGMSILEMSHRGKFFEGVLQQTEADIRKLADVPDDYKVLFLPGGASLQFSMVPLNFLPRDGSADYVVTGAWSQKAVKEGKKVGGVKIAFTGEATNFNHVPAQGELKLDPTAAYVSFTSNETIHGVEFKYVPETGHVPLVCDTSSDMFSRPLDVSKHALIYAGAQKNIGPAGVALVIVKDEWLKKRVDDPKLPTMLNYAIHAENTSMYNTPPCFAIYIMGLVMKWLLSIGGLPGIHAINQRKAARLYAEIDRTGYYKGHAQKDCRSLMNVTFRLPSEELEAKFAKESKAAGLDGLKGHRSVGGMRASIYNAFPEDGVDALVQFMREFEKKNG is encoded by the coding sequence ATGGCAACAGCAACAGCGCGTGTCTTCAACTTCGCGGCCGGTCCGGCCGTGCTCCCGCTCCCGGTGCTCGAAGAAGCCCAGCGGGATCTGGTCAGCATGCCCGGCGTCGGCATGTCAATTCTCGAGATGAGCCATCGGGGCAAGTTCTTCGAGGGCGTGCTCCAGCAGACGGAGGCCGACATCCGTAAACTGGCCGACGTGCCGGACGACTACAAAGTGCTCTTCCTGCCTGGCGGCGCGAGCCTGCAGTTCTCGATGGTGCCGCTCAACTTCCTGCCCCGCGACGGCTCGGCCGATTACGTTGTCACCGGCGCGTGGTCGCAGAAGGCCGTCAAGGAAGGGAAGAAGGTCGGCGGCGTGAAGATCGCCTTCACGGGTGAGGCCACCAACTTCAACCACGTGCCAGCGCAGGGCGAACTCAAGCTCGATCCGACCGCGGCCTACGTGTCGTTCACCTCGAACGAGACGATTCACGGTGTCGAGTTCAAGTACGTGCCCGAGACGGGCCACGTGCCGCTCGTGTGCGACACCTCGTCCGACATGTTCAGCCGTCCGCTCGATGTGTCCAAACACGCCCTGATTTACGCGGGCGCTCAGAAGAACATCGGACCCGCCGGGGTGGCGCTGGTCATCGTGAAGGACGAGTGGCTGAAGAAGCGCGTCGACGATCCCAAGCTGCCGACGATGCTGAACTACGCGATCCACGCCGAAAACACCTCGATGTACAACACGCCGCCGTGTTTCGCTATCTACATCATGGGGCTCGTGATGAAGTGGCTGCTCTCGATTGGCGGCCTGCCGGGCATCCATGCCATCAACCAGCGTAAGGCGGCCAGACTCTACGCCGAGATCGACCGGACGGGTTACTACAAGGGTCACGCGCAGAAGGACTGCCGGTCGCTCATGAACGTGACGTTCCGGCTGCCGAGCGAGGAACTCGAGGCGAAGTTCGCGAAGGAATCGAAAGCGGCGGGCCTCGACGGCCTCAAGGGCCACCGGTCGGTCGGGGGTATGCGCGCGTCCATCTACAACGCGTTCCCCGAGGACGGCGTCGACGCGCTCGTGCAGTTTATGCGGGAGTTCGAGAAGAAGAACGGATAG
- a CDS encoding TonB-dependent receptor, with protein MNKLHGCVARMWIGVAMIGLAAGVALAADGPGRVSGVVRDSSGAVIANANVALVTGEQMSVKTVRTGKDGQFALEQLTPGRYLLVVSFPGFSDKRVPVTVSATTPRVVDVTLDVTPVEAEVTVTATAGVAQDVQAVSQPINVIESGAILERAKAVVAQAVLEEPGVNLLRTSPTMAGIYVRGLTGNKVNIFVDGVRYSNSAQRGGVNTFLDLIEPSSLQAIEILRGPNSAQYGSDALGGSIQFLSQVPSLLSPGGPAWRGAVTFRANTADESVGTNVSVGYSAERFGMLVNTAVRKMNRLRAGDGINSHAAVTRFLGLSSDKLMAARLPDTEFTQYGGLLKLNWTPSSSDQFVVSYSRNQQDGGKRYDQLLGGDGNLQADLRNLMLDAFYVKYNRAGLGIFDQVTATYSFNTQREERVNQGGNGNPLASITHEYERTYAHGFQVKAVARFGDRHELLVGGEFYPERIKAPSFAFNPVNGATTVRRGRVPDGATYRSEGLYVQDAFEIVPGLLRAVGDLRYSGAHYRSRASDSPIINGKPLWPDDALDTSSVTFRAGLVATPKPGWSFTTNVSRGFRAPHITDLGTLGLTGSGFTVSATELKGLGATIGSGAGATATSTGRTVAAAGPETSLSYEGGFGYRSRRLSTEASFFVNSIYDNITYQALILPQGAVGLTLGDQMISAQGATGVVYVPASSSPVLVRVNYGDARIVGFEHRLDWSVAPGWSVGTVLTLLHAEDPATGLAPNIEGGTPGQDFYLKLRYSAPNGRYWIEPILHVVGEQTRLSTLDLEDRRTGATRTRANIRNFFYNGATARGWVSPGADGVAGTADDVLIVTGETLAQVQNRVLGTADSAPLYTSVHGYTTVAVRGGYRFNSKREITFEFENLTDRNYRGIAWGLDAPGRSLSFAYVTRF; from the coding sequence ATGAACAAGCTGCACGGCTGCGTCGCGCGGATGTGGATCGGGGTGGCGATGATCGGCCTGGCAGCCGGCGTGGCCCTGGCGGCCGACGGCCCCGGCCGCGTGTCGGGCGTCGTACGAGATTCCAGCGGCGCCGTCATCGCGAACGCCAACGTCGCGCTGGTCACCGGCGAGCAGATGAGCGTGAAAACGGTACGCACCGGCAAGGACGGGCAGTTCGCGCTCGAGCAGCTCACTCCCGGGCGCTACCTTCTGGTCGTGTCGTTCCCAGGATTCAGCGACAAGCGCGTACCGGTGACCGTGTCAGCGACGACGCCGCGGGTGGTCGACGTGACGCTCGACGTGACGCCGGTTGAAGCCGAGGTTACGGTGACGGCCACGGCAGGCGTGGCGCAGGATGTCCAGGCCGTGTCACAGCCGATCAACGTCATCGAGAGTGGCGCCATCCTCGAGCGGGCCAAGGCCGTGGTGGCCCAGGCCGTCCTGGAGGAACCCGGGGTCAATCTCCTGCGCACCAGCCCGACGATGGCCGGGATTTACGTTCGTGGCTTGACGGGCAACAAGGTCAACATCTTTGTCGACGGCGTCCGCTATTCGAACTCGGCGCAGCGTGGCGGCGTGAACACGTTCCTCGATCTGATCGAACCCAGCAGCCTGCAGGCGATTGAGATTCTCCGTGGGCCCAACAGCGCCCAGTACGGCAGCGACGCCCTGGGCGGCAGCATCCAGTTTCTCTCGCAGGTGCCAAGCCTGTTGTCGCCGGGCGGTCCCGCCTGGCGCGGCGCGGTCACGTTCAGGGCGAACACGGCCGACGAGAGCGTCGGGACCAACGTGTCGGTCGGCTACTCGGCCGAGCGGTTCGGCATGCTGGTCAATACGGCCGTGCGCAAGATGAACCGGCTGCGCGCGGGAGACGGCATCAATTCCCACGCCGCCGTCACGCGTTTCCTTGGCCTCTCGTCCGACAAGCTGATGGCGGCTCGTCTGCCGGACACAGAGTTCACGCAGTATGGCGGACTCCTGAAACTCAACTGGACTCCGAGCTCCAGCGATCAGTTCGTGGTCAGCTACTCCAGGAACCAGCAGGACGGAGGAAAGCGGTACGATCAACTCCTCGGTGGTGATGGCAACTTGCAGGCCGATCTGCGGAACCTGATGCTGGATGCGTTCTACGTCAAGTACAACCGGGCCGGTCTCGGAATCTTCGACCAGGTGACCGCCACCTATTCGTTCAACACGCAGCGCGAAGAACGCGTCAATCAGGGTGGCAACGGCAATCCGCTAGCCTCCATCACGCACGAATACGAGCGGACGTATGCGCACGGCTTCCAGGTGAAGGCGGTCGCCAGGTTTGGCGACCGGCACGAACTGCTCGTGGGCGGCGAATTCTATCCGGAACGTATCAAGGCGCCGTCGTTCGCGTTCAACCCGGTGAACGGGGCGACGACGGTGCGGCGAGGCCGCGTGCCGGATGGTGCGACGTACCGCAGCGAGGGCCTCTACGTGCAGGACGCGTTTGAGATCGTGCCAGGCCTGCTCCGGGCGGTCGGCGATCTCCGCTACAGCGGGGCGCACTACCGCTCGCGTGCGTCTGACAGCCCCATCATCAACGGCAAGCCGCTGTGGCCAGACGACGCGCTCGACACCTCGAGCGTGACGTTCCGTGCGGGATTGGTGGCGACGCCGAAGCCCGGCTGGAGCTTCACGACCAACGTGAGCCGCGGATTCCGCGCACCGCATATCACCGATCTCGGCACGCTGGGCCTGACTGGATCGGGATTCACGGTGTCGGCGACCGAGCTGAAGGGACTGGGCGCCACGATCGGATCCGGAGCCGGCGCGACGGCGACCAGCACCGGGAGGACCGTTGCGGCCGCCGGTCCTGAGACCAGCCTCAGCTACGAAGGCGGCTTCGGTTACCGCAGCCGCCGCCTGTCGACAGAGGCGTCTTTCTTCGTCAACAGCATCTACGACAACATCACGTACCAGGCGCTCATCCTGCCGCAGGGCGCTGTCGGACTCACGCTTGGCGACCAGATGATCTCGGCGCAGGGAGCCACGGGCGTGGTGTACGTGCCGGCCTCGTCATCTCCGGTCCTGGTCCGGGTGAACTACGGGGACGCGCGCATCGTGGGATTCGAGCACCGGCTGGACTGGAGTGTCGCGCCGGGATGGTCGGTGGGCACGGTCCTCACGCTCCTGCACGCCGAAGACCCCGCGACCGGCCTCGCCCCGAACATCGAGGGTGGGACGCCCGGCCAGGATTTCTACCTGAAACTGCGGTACTCGGCGCCCAACGGCCGCTACTGGATTGAGCCGATCCTGCACGTTGTTGGCGAGCAGACCCGGCTGTCGACGCTCGATCTCGAGGACCGCCGGACCGGCGCGACGCGCACGCGGGCCAATATCCGAAACTTTTTCTACAACGGCGCCACCGCGCGCGGCTGGGTGTCGCCTGGGGCCGACGGCGTGGCCGGCACGGCCGACGATGTGTTAATCGTGACGGGCGAGACACTCGCCCAGGTGCAGAACCGCGTACTCGGAACGGCCGACTCGGCGCCGCTGTACACGTCCGTTCACGGCTACACGACCGTGGCTGTTCGCGGCGGGTATCGGTTCAATTCGAAACGCGAGATCACGTTCGAATTCGAGAACCTGACCGACAGGAACTATCGCGGCATTGCGTGGGGCCTCGACGCGCCCGGCCGCAGTCTGTCGTTCGCCTACGTCACGCGATTCTAG
- a CDS encoding cyclic 2,3-diphosphoglycerate synthase, producing MKRIRTVIMGAAGRDFHNFNVVYRNDARYDVVAFTATQIPNIDDRRYPASLAGKLYPKGIPILAEEDLESIIREHKVNEVVFAYSDVPYTYVMDRGSIANSAGASFKILGAAETMLKSTKPVISVCAVRTGSGKSQTTRRIAGILREHGLKVAAIRHPMPYGNLEKQRVQRFGSIADLKKHECTIEEIEEYEPHIVSGTIIYAGVDYGDILAQAQAEADVILWDGGNNDTPFYTPDLHIVVADPLRVGNELLYHPSETNLRIADVVIINKVDTADINAINKLRQNIRRVNGRAIIIEAASPILVDHPEHITGKRVLVVEDGPTLTHGEMKFGAGVVAAGKFGASEIVDPRPWTVGTITATFKKYPNIGTLLPAMGYGDKQVRDLEMTINKVPCDAVIIGTPIDLNRLIKIKKPTVRVSYELQEIGKPDLMDVLKPFLKRRKS from the coding sequence ATGAAACGTATCCGCACCGTCATCATGGGCGCCGCCGGGCGCGATTTCCACAATTTTAACGTCGTCTACCGCAACGATGCCCGCTACGACGTCGTTGCGTTCACTGCGACCCAGATTCCGAACATCGACGACCGGCGCTATCCCGCGTCGCTCGCCGGCAAACTCTATCCGAAGGGCATCCCGATTTTGGCCGAGGAGGACCTCGAGTCAATCATCCGCGAGCACAAGGTCAATGAAGTCGTCTTCGCGTACAGCGACGTGCCCTACACCTACGTCATGGATCGCGGGTCGATCGCCAACTCGGCTGGCGCCAGCTTCAAGATCCTGGGCGCGGCGGAGACGATGCTCAAGAGCACGAAGCCGGTGATTTCCGTGTGCGCGGTCCGCACCGGCTCCGGCAAGAGCCAGACCACCCGCCGCATCGCGGGCATTCTCCGGGAGCACGGCCTGAAAGTCGCCGCCATCAGGCATCCGATGCCGTACGGGAACCTGGAGAAGCAGCGGGTTCAGCGCTTCGGGTCGATTGCCGACCTCAAGAAGCACGAGTGCACGATCGAGGAAATCGAGGAGTACGAGCCGCACATCGTCAGCGGCACGATCATCTACGCGGGCGTGGACTACGGCGACATCCTGGCGCAGGCGCAGGCGGAAGCCGACGTCATTCTCTGGGATGGCGGGAACAACGACACGCCCTTCTACACGCCGGATCTGCACATCGTTGTGGCCGATCCCCTGCGCGTCGGCAATGAACTGCTCTACCATCCGAGCGAAACCAATCTGCGGATCGCGGATGTCGTCATCATCAACAAGGTGGACACCGCCGACATCAATGCCATCAACAAGCTGCGACAGAACATCCGCCGGGTCAATGGCCGGGCCATCATCATCGAGGCCGCGTCGCCCATCCTGGTTGATCATCCCGAGCACATCACCGGCAAGCGCGTGCTCGTCGTCGAGGACGGTCCGACGCTGACGCACGGCGAGATGAAATTCGGCGCGGGCGTGGTGGCCGCGGGCAAGTTCGGCGCCTCCGAGATCGTGGACCCGCGACCCTGGACCGTGGGGACGATTACCGCCACCTTCAAGAAGTACCCGAATATTGGCACGCTGCTACCCGCGATGGGCTACGGCGACAAGCAGGTGAGGGACCTCGAGATGACCATCAACAAGGTGCCTTGCGACGCGGTCATCATCGGCACGCCGATCGACCTGAACCGCTTGATCAAGATCAAGAAGCCGACCGTGCGGGTGAGCTACGAGTTGCAGGAGATCGGCAAGCCCGACCTGATGGATGTGCTGAAGCCATTCCTGAAGAGGCGGAAGTCCTGA